Proteins encoded together in one Astatotilapia calliptera chromosome 7, fAstCal1.2, whole genome shotgun sequence window:
- the LOC113027249 gene encoding kinesin-like protein KIF1B, which translates to MAAWDFEAVWDSSLHNSLLLNRVTPYGEKIYMTLSAYLELDHCIQPAIITKDICTVFYSRDAKISPPRSLKNLFGTGYSKTPDCNRVTGIYELSLCKTSDTGSPGMQRRTQSSGEDQVCSV; encoded by the exons ATGGCAGCATGg gaCTTTGAGGCAGTGTGGGACAGCTCCCTGCACAACTCCCTCCTGCTCAACCGCGTCACTCCCTATGGAGAGAAGATCTACATGACCTTATCTGCGTATCTGGAG ctggaCCATTGCATCCAGCCTGCCATTATCACCAAAGACATCTGCACGGTCTTTTACTCCCGAGACGCCAAGATTTCCCCACCCCGTTCTCTCAAGAACCTCTTTGGGACTGGATACTCCAAAACTCCTGACTG CAACCGAGTGACTGGGATCTACGAGCTGAGCTTGTGTAAGACGTCTGACACTGGAAGCCCAG GGATGCAGAGGAGGACG CAGTCCTCAGGAGAAGACCAGGTTTGctcagtttaa
- the LOC113027251 gene encoding kinesin-like protein KIF1B, producing the protein MCCWPTEPVAATKLNTITKSNLGQCVSKYDLLVWFEISELEPTGEYIPAIVDHSGGLPCHGTYLLHQEIQRRIRVTLIHEKGSELHWKDVHEVVVDVPRSMFPPQLFLTIESFLSNNEANEAPAEHIWLSVCG; encoded by the exons ATGTGCTGCTGGCCCACAGAACCAG ttgCAGCCACCAAGTTGAACACCATCACCAAATCCAACCTGGGTCAGTGTGTCAGCAAGTACGACCTGCTGGTCTGGTTTGAGATCAGCGAGCTGGAGCCCACTGGAGA GTACATCCCAGCCATCGTGGATCACAGTGGAGGCCTGCCCTGTCATGGTACCTACCTGCTGCACCAG GAGATCCAGCGGAGGATCAGAGTGACCCTCATCCACGAGAAGGGCAGCGAGCTCCATTGGAAAGATGTTCATGAGGTGGTTGTAG ACGTTCCCAGATCAATGTTTCCCCCTCAGCTGTTTCTCACTATAGAGTCTTTCCTCAGTAACAATGAGGCCAATGAGGCACCAGCAGAGCATATCTGGCTCTCAGTCTGTGGCTGA
- the LOC113027252 gene encoding glutathione synthetase-like: MERFRAVKCPDISAHLAGTKKVQQVLPRPGVLDRFFPDQPQAVQQIRATLADLYTLDMGPERDKTVSVALSAAERFVLKSQREGGGRVKTW; this comes from the exons ATGGAGCGCTTTCGAGCTGTGAAGTGTCCAGATATCAGCGCTCACCTGGCTGGTACCAAGAAGGTTCAGCAAGTGCTCCCCAGACCTGGAGTCCTGGACAGATTCTTCCCAGACCAGCCTCAAGCTGTGCAGCAGATCCGAGCGACATTGGCTGACCTCTACACTCTAGACATG GGTCCAGAGAGGGACAAAACAGTATCAGTGGCCTTGTCAGCAGCAGAACGGTTTGTCTTGAAGTCTCAGCGAGAAGGAGGAG GCAGGGTAAAGACATGGTGA